Proteins co-encoded in one Zerene cesonia ecotype Mississippi chromosome 3, Zerene_cesonia_1.1, whole genome shotgun sequence genomic window:
- the LOC119839085 gene encoding sodium/potassium-transporting ATPase subunit beta-1-like — protein MFKRKGSQKGKDPSVPFQRPTTSKDIHTAEDGSEPKTSLGRQFCRYLYNREKKLFCGRSCKSWLCIIGYSIMYLLFLSTYTLLFLFGSLSIIKLIDNYELIEKVELMTYSQNGIGLSATPTSVDNFPIISYRSNSNEDEKYVNELHEFFKRRKRSTEDIALGPCGSLPFGYWKSPCIVIRINKQLGWSAKPLKLNTTDLNIPLDVREWMKLDQQKLWLHCHGLHSYDKEHLGKIIYYPDPPGFDPGLFPLDMKDNAPLVAVQIKEFTLGISLAIECTLWYDEGTSSTAFLLYVTPKNKIIVNADKIVQ, from the coding sequence aTGTTTAAAAGAAAGGGGTCACAAAAGGGTAAAGACCCATCGGTGCCATTCCAAAGGCCGACCACATCAAAAGATATACATACAGCAGAAGATGGGTCAGAACCCAAAACATCACTGGGACGACAATTCTGTCGATACTTGTATAATAGAGAGAAAAAATTGTTCTGTGGAAGATCATGCAAAAGTTGGTTATGTATTATTGGGTATTCCataatgtatttgttgttCCTTAGCACGTACACACTCCTGTTTCTGTTCGGGTCATTgtcaataataaagttaatagaCAACTACGAATTGATTGAAAAAGTTGAACTTATGACGTATTCACAGAATGGTATCGGACTCTCTGCGACTCCGACGTCCGTTGATAATTTTCCCATTATTTCCTACAGAAGTAATAGCAACGAAGATGAGAAGTATGTAAATGAATTACACGAATTCTTCAAACGACGAAAGCGATCCACCGAAGATATAGCATTAGGGCCCTGTGGATCTCTCCCATTTGGATATTGGAAAAGCCCGTGCATTGTAATACGTATTAACAAGCAATTGGGATGGTCAGCAAAGCCTTTGAAACTTAACACGACCGATTTAAATATACCTCTTGATGTTCGGGAGTGGATGAAGTTAGATCAACAAAAACTCTGGCTGCATTGTCATGGTTTGCATTCATATGACAAAGAACACCTGGGCAAAATTATATACTACCCGGATCCGCCAGGATTTGACCCAGGATTGTTTCCTTTAGATATGAAAGATAATGCGCCACTGGTTGCGGTGCAAATAAAAGAGTTCACTTTGGGAATATCACTCGCCATTGAGTGTACGCTATGGTACGACGAAGGAACATCGTCAACCGCCTTTTTACTATATGTTAcgcctaaaaataaaattatcgtaaACGCAGATAAGATTGTACAATGA